CAAGACCAAGGGGAACGACGTTGTCATCATCGACACCGCGGGTCGTTTGGCCATCGACGAAGAAATGATGCGCGAGATAGAGGCCATCAAGGCTGCCATTCAGCCGAACGAAGTCCTTTTCGTGGTGGACTCGATGACCGGTCAGGACGCCGTAAATACAGCCAAGGAGTTCAATACACGCTTGGATTTCGACGGTGTTGTCCTTACCAAGCTCGATGGAGACACCCGGGGCGGTGCCGCCCTCTCGATCCGTTCGATCGTAAACAAGCCCATCAAGTTCGTCGGTACGGGAGAGAAGATGGAAGCAATCGATGCTTTTCACCCCGAACGTATGGCCGACCGTATCCTTGGCATGGGGGACATCGTATCGCTTGTGGAGCGTGCTCAGGAGCAATACGACGAACGGGAAGCTCGCAAACTGGAGGAGAAAATAGCCAAGAATCAGTTTGACTTCAATGACTTCCTTGCCCAGATACATCAGATCAAAAAGATGGGTAACCTCAAAGAGCTTGCATCCATGATCCCGGGAGTGGGAAAGGCTATCAAGGATATCGACATAGATGATGATGCCTTCAAGAGCATCGAGGCTATCATATATTCCATGACGCCCCATGAGCGCACCCATCCCTCTATCCTCAACGGACAGCGTCGCAAGCGAATAGCAATGGGTAGCGGCACTTCCATACAAGATGTCAATAAGTTGATCACGCAGTTCGACCAGACGCGTAAGATGATGAAGACCATACAGGGATTCAAAGGCGGCAAAATGCCGAAGATGCCGCGCATGCCGAAGATGAAGAGATGAAAAAGATACCGGCCACAAAGAGTTCTTCGGACAGCCGGAGTGAGTGCAAGGTGAGCGTGTATCGGCACTGCTGACGGAAGAGCGAAGAACAATGTTGAGATCAAAGCGGTTGTCTAATATATGGAAACGACATACAAACTTCTCGACGGGAAAAAGATTTCCGGCGAAATAAAACAAGAGATTGCAGCCAAAGTAAACGAGCTGCTGGAGAAAGGTGGTCGCCGTCCGCATTTGGCGGGCGTGCTCGTAGGTCATGATGGCGGTAGCGAGACCTATATGGCCAGCAAGGTAAAAGCTTGCGAAGAGGTGGGCTTCACCTCCTCGCTCATTCGCTACGAAGACGATGTGACGGAGGAGGAATTGCTGGCCTGCGTGCATCGCCTGAATCAGGATCCGACGGTAGATGGCTTCATCGTACAGCTCCCCCTCCCGAAGCATATCGACGAGCAGAAAATCATCGAAGCAGTAGACCCGCGCAAGGATGTGGACGGATTTCATCCCATCAACGTAGGCCGTCTGAGCATCGGTTTGCCCGGTTTCGTCTCGGCCACACCGAAGGGAATAGTGGAACTGCTTCGTCGCTACAATATCCCTACCAGAGGCAAGCATTGCGTAGTATTGGGACGCAGCAATATCGTAGGCAAGCCTGTATCGCAGCTTCTGCTCCAAAAGGGAGAGCCGGGCGACTGCACCATCACTATCTGCCATAGCCGTACCCCTAACATCAAAGAGGTATGTCTGACGGCCGACATTATTATTGCAGCTTTGGGGCAGCCCGAATTCCTGACAGCCGATATGGTAAAGCCCGGAGCTGTGGTAGTGGACGTAGGTACCACGCTCGTACCGGACTCGACACGCAAAAGCGGTTTCCGTCTGACGGGCGACGTCAAATTCGATGAAGTGGCCCCCAAGTGCTCGTACATCACTCCCGTACCGGGTGGAGTAGGTCCGATGACCATCGTATCGCTCATGTCCAATACCCTTCTGGCAAGTAAAGGATTGTACCGGTAAACCCTCCTTCCCTTATTTGCCAACGACCTTATCGAAGAGGCCCGTCATCAATATCGGTTCGTCCGGTATGATGATCGGCCTCTTTTCTTATTGACAGTGTGTCATCATGCGCAAATTGCTGCGTTGCTTGCGGCATTCGTTTCTTAGCGCCTTGTACTTTACGTATTCTTACCCACCTAAAATGGGGTATGCCAAAACCGAATTTTGACACAGCCCCTTCCTGCCGATACTTTCAAGAATCGCTTCGTATCCTTTCCCGTTAGGAGGTAAAGGCGTACTTTCGCAGCACGCTATGGATGCTACAACGCAAAAGACCGGCCACTACGGGGCATTGCTCCTCCTCGGGCTACCCATTATCATCGGCCAACTGGGAATCATCTTCGTCAGCTTTGCCGATAATATCATGGTCGGGCAGCACTCTACGGCAGAGTTGGCCGCAGCCTCCTTTGTGAACAACATATTAGGCCTGCTCCTCATCCTCGGTATCGGCTTTGCATACGGGCTGACGCCGCTGGTGGCATCGGCCGAACACAGAGGGCAGTACTTCAAAGCCGGCATCCTGCTCCGGCACAGCCTCCGCCTCAATATAGCGATCGGACTCTTTCTCGCAGGTGTGGCAGCCGTGATGGTTCCCCTGTTCGATACATTCAACCTCCCACCCTCGCTCCGCCCTCTCGCCATCCCCTATTATTGGGTACAGGTGGGAGGCCTCTTCCTCGTAACGGTATTCAATGCCTTCAAGCAATTCTATGACGGCATGAGCGATACGCGCACCCCGATGTATATTACCATATCGGGCAATCTCTTCAATATCGGGCTGAACTACCTGCTGATATTCGGCAAAGGCGGTCTCCCCGAAATGGGACTCCTCGGTGCGGGCTATGCCACCCTGTTGAGCCGCCTGCTGATGCTCGTCACCATCGTCCTTTTCCTCTATCGCAGACCCTCATGGACAGCGATCCGCCACGCCTTCTGCCGGCAGATGCATATCCGTCGCGCCTACCGCCGCCTATTCTCCGTCGGACTCCCCGTTGCCGTCCAGATGGGACTCGAATCGGCCTCTTTCACCATCGCCGTCCTTTTTGTCGGGCGACTCGGCGATCAGGCTCTGGCAGCACACCAGATCGTCTGCGTCATCACCACGCTCGGCTACCTCGTCTATTACGGGCTTGGTGCTGCCACCACCATCCGCATCAGTCACTTCAAGCTGCACGGCAAACCCGACGAAGTCCGCCGCGTAGCCGCCACTGCCTACCGAATGGCCGCTTTGACTGCCTGCGTTGTGGTTGTACTGCTTTTGCTCACACGGCACAGCTTTTCCTTCCTCTTCACGCCCGACGAAGAGGTGGCGCACATCGTTGCCCTTACGTTGATCCCCGTTGTCGTCTACCAATTCGGAGATGCCCTCCAAGCCATCTATTCCAATGCTCTGCGAGGAATGGAGCGCGTTCGTTTTCTGGCTCCGGCAGCAGCTTTCTGCCACGTATTGCTGGCACCGATACTCTCCTATTTGCTGGGATTCGTATTCATATCGGGCAATACGCCCATGCAGTTGGCCGGTATCTGGTCGGCCTTTCCCATCAGCCTGACACTGCTCGGCATCCTCTTCTACAGCTACTTCCGGAAGGTAACCCGATAAACTCCGCAGAGGAAAGCCCTTGTTCGTCTTTCGGGGAAACAATCCTTTTTCCGATCGCCCCCCTCCATTTGCTCCATGACGGCTGTACGGAAAGTGAAAAACTACAGACGAAGCCGACCGATATTGCCATCCCTTTGCTTTCTCCTCTGTCGATAAAGTGAAATTCATTTCCTGAAAAAAACATGATAAATACGGAGAGAATAATATAGTCTTACATGAGAGGATACTATGGTCTCACATGAGAGGATACTATGGTCTCATACGAGAGGATACTATGGTCTCATATGAGAGGATACTATGGTCTCACATGAGAGGATACTATGGTCTCACATGAGAGGATACTATGGTCTCATACGAGAGGATACTATGGTCTCACATGAGAGGATACTATGGTCTCATATGAGAGGATACTATGGTCTCATACGAGAGGATACTATGGTCTCACATGAGAGGATACTATGGTCTCATACGAGAGGATACTATGGTCTCATATGAGAGGATACTATCCTCTCTATATAGACCCCTTAGGGATGTACTCGAAGATACCCCTTGAAACACAAAAAAGGCTCCTCCGGGAAGTGGCAAGCCACCTGCCCGAAGGAGCCTTGAAAGAATAAGAGGAATAAGGCAGCCGGAGGCTACTATTCGTTGCGGAAGACGATTGACCCGTCTATGCAATCGATGAGGACGGGACGTGTACTGTCCACCGTATCGGCCAAGAGTGCCTTGCTCAGTTCGTTGAGGACGAATCGCTGCAGGACTCGCTTCACAGGACGCGCTCCGAACTGCGGATCATATCCCTCGCGAGCGGCAAAGGTTACGACAGCCTCCGTATAGTGGAGCACCACGTCGTTATCGGCCAGTTGGCGCACGATACCATCGAGCTGCAAGCGGACGATCTCGTAGATCTCCTTCTCGGTCAGTGGCGTGAAGACTATGGTCTCGTCGATACGGTTCAGAAACTCGGGGCGGATCGTATGCTTGAGTAGCTGCATCACCTCATCGGCCGTCCGGGCCGTGAGGGACCGGCGATTCTCCGCCGTGAGGTTCTGCATCCGCTCGCGAATGATGTCCGAACCGAGGTTCGACGTCATGATGATGAGCGTATTCTTGAAGTTTACCACATGCCCCTTGTTGTCGGTCAGGCGGCCATCGTCGAGGACTTGCAGCAATACGTTGAACACATCCGGGTGAGCTTTTTCTATTTCATCGAAAAGCACTACGGAATAAGGCTTGCGGCGAATGGCTTCCGTCAGTTGGCCACCCTCGTCATAGCCCACATACCCC
This genomic stretch from Porphyromonas gingivalis ATCC 33277 harbors:
- the ffh gene encoding signal recognition particle protein; amino-acid sequence: MFENLSERLDRSFKLLKGEGRITEINVAETLKDVRRALLDADVNYVVAKQFTDLVKEKAIGQNVLTSVRPGELMVKIVHDELAALMGGHSVDINLKGSPAVILMSGLQGSGKTTFSGKLANMLKSKQGKRPLLVACDVYRPAAIQQLMILGEQLGVPVYSEPDSKKPVEIARHAIAEAKTKGNDVVIIDTAGRLAIDEEMMREIEAIKAAIQPNEVLFVVDSMTGQDAVNTAKEFNTRLDFDGVVLTKLDGDTRGGAALSIRSIVNKPIKFVGTGEKMEAIDAFHPERMADRILGMGDIVSLVERAQEQYDEREARKLEEKIAKNQFDFNDFLAQIHQIKKMGNLKELASMIPGVGKAIKDIDIDDDAFKSIEAIIYSMTPHERTHPSILNGQRRKRIAMGSGTSIQDVNKLITQFDQTRKMMKTIQGFKGGKMPKMPRMPKMKR
- the folD gene encoding bifunctional methylenetetrahydrofolate dehydrogenase/methenyltetrahydrofolate cyclohydrolase FolD produces the protein METTYKLLDGKKISGEIKQEIAAKVNELLEKGGRRPHLAGVLVGHDGGSETYMASKVKACEEVGFTSSLIRYEDDVTEEELLACVHRLNQDPTVDGFIVQLPLPKHIDEQKIIEAVDPRKDVDGFHPINVGRLSIGLPGFVSATPKGIVELLRRYNIPTRGKHCVVLGRSNIVGKPVSQLLLQKGEPGDCTITICHSRTPNIKEVCLTADIIIAALGQPEFLTADMVKPGAVVVDVGTTLVPDSTRKSGFRLTGDVKFDEVAPKCSYITPVPGGVGPMTIVSLMSNTLLASKGLYR
- a CDS encoding MATE family efflux transporter; this encodes MDATTQKTGHYGALLLLGLPIIIGQLGIIFVSFADNIMVGQHSTAELAAASFVNNILGLLLILGIGFAYGLTPLVASAEHRGQYFKAGILLRHSLRLNIAIGLFLAGVAAVMVPLFDTFNLPPSLRPLAIPYYWVQVGGLFLVTVFNAFKQFYDGMSDTRTPMYITISGNLFNIGLNYLLIFGKGGLPEMGLLGAGYATLLSRLLMLVTIVLFLYRRPSWTAIRHAFCRQMHIRRAYRRLFSVGLPVAVQMGLESASFTIAVLFVGRLGDQALAAHQIVCVITTLGYLVYYGLGAATTIRISHFKLHGKPDEVRRVAATAYRMAALTACVVVVLLLLTRHSFSFLFTPDEEVAHIVALTLIPVVVYQFGDALQAIYSNALRGMERVRFLAPAAAFCHVLLAPILSYLLGFVFISGNTPMQLAGIWSAFPISLTLLGILFYSYFRKVTR